From Columba livia isolate bColLiv1 breed racing homer chromosome 5, bColLiv1.pat.W.v2, whole genome shotgun sequence, one genomic window encodes:
- the MADD gene encoding MAP kinase-activating death domain protein isoform X8, with amino-acid sequence MVQKKKICPRLLDYLVIIGARQPSSDSVAQTPELLRRYPLEDHVDFPLPPDVVFFCQPEGCLSVRQKRMSFRDDTSFVFTLTDKDTGVIRYGICVNFYRSFQKRVPKEKGEGTGGHRAREGQKTSKSGDASAPQEEVGTESSESGSSLQAPSTESTPDVNRSPRTKRLAKGSHRSRNSTLTSLCILSHYPFFSTFRECLYTLKRLVDCCSERLLGKKLGIPRGVQRDTMWRIFTGSLLVEEKSSVLLHDLREIEAWIYRLLRSPMPVAGQKRVDVEVLPHELQPALTFALPDPSRFTLVDFPLHLPLELLGVDACLQVLTCILLEHKVVLQSRDYNALSMSVMAFVAMIYPLEYMFPVIPLLPTCMASAEQLLLAPTPYIIGVPASFFLYKLDFKMPDDVWLIDLDTNRVIVPTNAESLPALPEPEASELKKHLKQCLVSMTAITQKQLLTPDNKALASMSLNTQPILNLEKFHEGQEVPLLLGRPQNDLQSTPSTEFNPLIYGNDVDSVDVATRVAMVRFFNSPNVLQGFQMHTRTLRLFPRPVVAFQANSFLASRPKQTPFADKLSRTQAVEYFGEWSLNPTNYAFQRIHNNMFDPALIGDKPKWYAHQLQPIHYRVYDSNSQLAEALNVPVEKETDSDPTDDSSDSVDYDDSSSSYSSLGDFVSEMMKCDINGDTPNVDPLTHAALGDASEVEFDDFQEYSGDLDEQAMDSENSQENNQPRSSSSTTASSSPSTVIHGVNHLYVTQVSEQINDLTGPQESADSTEMEEKLVAGFSNLPSLSLQPSFPKISLDRRESDSAAGSMSSSEGAVRKREYDNPYFEPQYGFPTEDEDDEQEESYTPRFNQNLNGSRSQKLLRPNSLKLANDSDADSDSRASSPNSTVSNNSSEGFGGIMSFASSLYRNHSTSFSLSNLALPTKVGRDKNTPFPSLKDYFNLEVGRDVDEGNRRALVDQKSSVIKHSPTVKRESPSPQGRTSNSSENQQFLKEVVHNVLDGQGVGWLNMKRVRRLLESEQLRVFVLSKLNRTIQSEEDARQDVIQDVEISRKVYKGMLDLLKCTVLSLEQSYANAGLGGMASVFGLLEIAHTHYYNKEPEKRKRSPTDGSITPVGKDPASSPRVDPKPAMQLPVPQLMPKAPSPAGKGPREFDTRSLKEENFIASIELWNKHQEVKKQKSLEKTRPEGVKHFDLGETDEKKSQISADSGLSLASGSQKSDFDSVPSGGPAVMVRSTSQDSEVSTVVSNSSGETLGADSDLSSNAGDGPSVENGGNLAGSRGTVSDSEIETNSATSSIFAKSHNLKQNVKDSKGVTLGRGPEDGNQRVYLYEGLLGRDKGSVWDQLEDAAMETFSMSKERSTLWDQMQFWEDAFLDAVMLEREGMGMDQGPQEMIDRYLSLGEHDRKRLEDDEDRLLATLLHNMIAYMLMIKVNKNDIRKKVRRLMGKSHIGLVHSQQINDILDKLANLNGRDLPVRPSGSRHIKKQTFVVHAGTDTTGDIFFMEVCDDCIVLRSNIGTVYERWWYEKLINMTYCPKTKVLCLWRRNGQETQLNKFYTKKCRELYYCVKDSMERAAARQQSIKPGPELGGEFPVQDMKTGEGGLLQVTLEGINLKFMHSQVFIELNHIKKCNTVRGVFVLEEFVPETKEVVSHKYKTPMAHEICYSVLCLFSYVAAIRGKEAENKSKPPRPVSS; translated from the exons GCAGCCAAGTAGTGATAGTGTTGCTCAGACTCCTGAACTGCTGCGACGTTACCCTCTAGAAGACCATGTGGACTTCCCTCTGCCCCCTGATGTTGTGTTCTTCTGCCAGCCAGAAGGGTGCCTGAGTGTGCGGCAAAAACGTATGAGCTTCCGTGACGACACTTCCTTTGTCTTCACGCTCACGGACAAGGATACAGGTGTCATTCGCTATGGAATCTGTGTCAACTTCTACCGCTCCTTCCAGAAGCGAGTACccaaggagaagggagaaggcaCAGGGGGGCATCGAGCTCGGGAAGGACAGAAAACCTCCAAATCTGGGGATGCATCTGCACCCCAAGAGGAAGTGGGCACCGAGAGTTCGGAGAGCGGTTCTTCGCTGCAGGCTCCAAGTACAGAGTCAACCCCAGATGTGAACCGGTCACCGCGCACTAAACGTCTGGCCAAAGGCAGCCATCGCTCCCGGAACAGCACTCTGACTTCTCTGTGCATCCTTAGTCATTATCCCTTCTTTTCCACCTTTCGTGAATGTCTGTACACCCTCAAGAGACTTGTGGACTGCTGTAGTGAGAGATTGTTGGGCAAGAAGTTGGGGATTCCTCGTGGGGTGCAGAG GGATACAATGTGGCGGATTTTCACAGGCTCCCTCCTGGTGGAAGAAAAGTCTAGTGTGTTGCTACACGACCTGCGGGAGATCGAGGCCTGGATCTACCGGCTGCTCCGCTCGCCGATGCCTGTCGCTGGTCAGAAGAGGGTGGATGTGGAAGTCTTGCCACACGAGTTGCAGCCGGCTTTGACCTTTGCCCTTCCCGATCCATCCCGCTTCACCTTGGTGGATTTTCCACTACATCTGCCTTTGGAGTTGTTGGGAGTGGATGCTTGCCTACAGGTGCTGACCTGCATCCTTCTGGAGCACAAG GTTGTATTGCAGTCCCGAGATTATAATGCGCTCTCAATGTCTGTGATGGCCTTTGTGGCTATGATCTACCCGCTAGAGTACATGTTCCCAGTGATCCCTCTGCTTCCCACCTGCATGGCCTCTGCAGAACAG TTGCTTCTAGCCCCTACACCTTATATCATTGGTGTTCCAGCAAGTTTCTTCCTTTACaaactggattttaaaatgCCTGATGATGTATGGCTAATTGACCTGGATACCAATAGG GTGATTGTTCCCACAAATGCAGAATCTTTGCCAGCACTGCCAGAACCAGAAGCTTCAGAGCTGAAAAAGCATCTGAAACAG TGTCTGGTTAGCATGACTGCAATCACTCAGAAACAGCTGCTCACTCCTGACAACAAG GCACTGGCCAGCATGAGTCTGAATACTCAGCCCATTCTTAATCTAGAGAAGTTCCACGAGGGGCAGGAGGTGCCACTGCTGCTGGGAAGACCACAGAATGATTTGCAATCTACTCCCTCCACAGAATTCAACCCTCTGATCTATGGAAATGATGTGGACTCTGTGGATGTGGCTACAAG gGTTGCTATGGTGAGATTCTTCAACTCACCAAATGTTTTGCAAGGTTTCCAGATGCATACTCGCACTCTTCGTCTCTTCCCACGACCAGTGGTGGCCTTCCAGGCAAATTCTTTTCTTGCCTCTAGACCAAAGCAAACACCTTTTGCAGATAAGCTTTCCAGGACACAGGCAGTAGAATACTTTGGAGAATGGTCACTCAATCCTACTAACTATGCTTTCCAAAGAATTCATAACA ACATGTTTGACCCAGCCCTGATTGGTGACAAACCGAAGTGGTACGCTCACCAGCTGCAGCCCATCCACTATCGTGTTTATGATAGCAATTCTCAGCTGGCTGAAGCGCTGAATGTCCCagtagagaaagaaacagaCTCTGATCCCACTGATGACA GCAGTGACAGTGTCGACTATGATGACTCAAGTTCCTCATACTCCTCCCTTGGTGACTTTGTCAGTGAGATGATGAAATGTGACATTAATGGCGATACCCCAA ATGTTGACCCCCTGACTCACGCAGCCCTTGGTGATGCTAGTGAAGTGGAATTTGATGATTTTCAAGAATATTCAGGGGATCTGGATGAACAGGCCATGGACAGTGAAAACTCCCAAGAGAACAACCAGCCTCGTTCAAGTTCCAGTACTACAGCCAGTagcagccccagcactgtcATCCATGGCGTGAATCAT TTGTATGTAACGCAAGTTAGCGAACAGATCAATGATTTGACTGGTCCACAGGAGTCAGCAGATTcaacagaaatggaagagaagcTGGTTGCTGGATTTTCAAATCTCCCTTCCTTGTCACTGCAACCAAGCTTTCCCAAGATAAGCTTGGATCGTCGTGAGAGTGACAGCGCAGCTGGCAGCATGAGCTCCTCAGAAGGGGCGGTGAGGAAGCGAGAGTATGACAACCCGTACTTTGAGCCACAGTATGGCTTTCCTACggaggatgaagatgatgagCAGGAAGAGAGCTACACCCCAAGGTTTAACCAGAATCTCAACGGAAGCAG GTCTCAGAAGTTACTCCGTCCAAACAGTTTAAAACTGGCCAATGATTCTGATGCAGATTCAGATTCCAGGGCCAGCTCCCCGAACTCTACTGTGTCCAACAACAGCAGTGAAGGTTTTGGGGGCATCATGTCTTTTGCAA GCAGTTTGTACAGAAACCACAGCACAAGCTTCAGTCTGTCCAACTTAGCCCTACCAACCAAAGTTGGGAGAGACAAGAACACTCCCTTTCCCAGCCTGAAAG ATTACTTTAATCTGGAAGTGGGAAGGGATGTGGATGAAG GAAACAGACGAGCCCTGGTGGATCAAAAGTCTTCGGTCATTAAGCACAGCCCAACAGTGAAGAGAGAGTCTCCATCGCCTCAGGGACGAACTAGCAATTCCag TGAGAACCAGCAATTCCTGAAGGAGGTGGTACACAATGTTCTCGATGGGCAAGGTGTTGGCTGGTTGAACATGAAGAGAGTCCGACGTCTGCTGGAGAGTGAGCAGCTCCGTGTCTTTGTACTAAGCAAGCTGAATCGCACGATCCAGTCAGAAGAAGATGCTCGACAGGATGTCATACAGGATGTG GAGATCAGCCGCAAGGTTTATAAAGGTATGCTGGACTTGCTGAAGTGCACCGTGCTGAGCCTGGAGCAGTCATATGCAAATGCTGGCCTGGGAGGCATGGCCAGTGTTTTTGGCCTGCTAGAGATAGCACATACTCACTATTACAACAAAG aaccagagaaaagaaaacGAAGCCCAACGGATGGATCTATCACTCCAGTTGGCAAGGATCCTGCATCATCTCCAAGAGTGGACCCAAAACCTGCGATGCAGCTGCCTGTACCTCAGCTGATGCCAAAGGCACCGAGCCCTGCAGGCAAAGGACCAAGGGAGTTTGACACAAGGAgtctaaaggaagaaaattttattgCTTCCATTG AATTgtggaacaagcaccaggaagtgaaaaagcaaaaatctttggaaaaaacga gGCCAGAAGGTGTGAAACACTTTGATTTGGGAGAAACGGATgagaaaaaatcccaaatcagTGCAGACAGTGGCCTTAGTTTGGCCTCAGGTTCTCAG AAGAGTGATTTTGACTCTGTTCCCAGTGGAGGACCGGCAGTTATGGTCCGAAGTACAAGCCAGGATTCTGAAGTTAGCACAGTG GTTAGTAACAGTTCCGGAGAGACACTGGGAGCAGACAGTGACTTGAGTAGCAATGCCGGTGATGGACCGAGTGTGGAAAATGGTGGCAATTTGGCAGGATCCAGAGGCACTGTGTCAGACAGTGAAATTGAGACAAACTCTGCTACTAGCTCTATCTTT GCAAAGTCCCACAACCTGAAGCAGAATGTGAAGGACAGCAAAGGCGTTACCCTTGGGAGAGGTCCAGAGGATGGGAACCAACGTGTCTATCTCTATGAAGGACTGCTGG GTAGGGATAAAGGATCTGTCTGGGACCAGTTAGAGGATGCTGCAATGGAAACCTTCTCTATGA GCAAAGAGCGTTCAACTTTGTGGGACCAGATGCAGTTCTGGGAAGATGCTTTTTTGGATGCTGTGATGTTAGAGAGAGAAGGGATGGGGATGGACCAGGGACCTCAGGAGATGATTGACAG GTATCTTTCCCTGGGAGAACATGATCGAAAGCGTTTGGAGGATGATGAGGACCGCTTGTTGGCTACACTGCTGCATAATATGATTGCTTATATGCTTATGATAAAG GTGAACAAGAATGATATTAGGAAGAAGGTGCGTCGTCTGATGGGAAAATCACATATTGGATTGGTGCACAGCCAGCAAATAAATGATATTCTAGACAAGCTTGCCAATCTG aatGGACGGGACCTCCCTGTAAGACCCAGTGGCAGTCGCCACATCAAGAAGCAGACTTTTGTGGTACACGCTGGGACAGACACAACAGGAGACATATTTTTCATGGAG GTATGTGATGATTGCATTGTGCTGAGAAGCAACATTGGAACTGTGTATGAACGTTGGTGGTATGAGAAACTCATCAACATGACGTACTGTCCCAAAACAAAAGTGCTGTGCCTGTGGCGGAGGAATGGTCAGGAGACACAACTGAACAAATTCTACACAAAGAAG TGTCGGGAATTATACTACTGTGTGAAAGACAGTATGGAGCGAGCAGCAGCAAGGCAGCAAAGCATTAAACCAG
- the MADD gene encoding MAP kinase-activating death domain protein isoform X3 has translation MVQKKKICPRLLDYLVIIGARQPSSDSVAQTPELLRRYPLEDHVDFPLPPDVVFFCQPEGCLSVRQKRMSFRDDTSFVFTLTDKDTGVIRYGICVNFYRSFQKRVPKEKGEGTGGHRAREGQKTSKSGDASAPQEEVGTESSESGSSLQAPSTESTPDVNRSPRTKRLAKGSHRSRNSTLTSLCILSHYPFFSTFRECLYTLKRLVDCCSERLLGKKLGIPRGVQRDTMWRIFTGSLLVEEKSSVLLHDLREIEAWIYRLLRSPMPVAGQKRVDVEVLPHELQPALTFALPDPSRFTLVDFPLHLPLELLGVDACLQVLTCILLEHKVVLQSRDYNALSMSVMAFVAMIYPLEYMFPVIPLLPTCMASAEQLLLAPTPYIIGVPASFFLYKLDFKMPDDVWLIDLDTNRVIVPTNAESLPALPEPEASELKKHLKQCLVSMTAITQKQLLTPDNKALASMSLNTQPILNLEKFHEGQEVPLLLGRPQNDLQSTPSTEFNPLIYGNDVDSVDVATRVAMVRFFNSPNVLQGFQMHTRTLRLFPRPVVAFQANSFLASRPKQTPFADKLSRTQAVEYFGEWSLNPTNYAFQRIHNNMFDPALIGDKPKWYAHQLQPIHYRVYDSNSQLAEALNVPVEKETDSDPTDDSSDSVDYDDSSSSYSSLGDFVSEMMKCDINGDTPNVDPLTHAALGDASEVEFDDFQEYSGDLDEQAMDSENSQENNQPRSSSSTTASSSPSTVIHGVNHLYVTQVSEQINDLTGPQESADSTEMEEKLVAGFSNLPSLSLQPSFPKISLDRRESDSAAGSMSSSEGAVRKREYDNPYFEPQYGFPTEDEDDEQEESYTPRFNQNLNGSRSQKLLRPNSLKLANDSDADSDSRASSPNSTVSNNSSEGFGGIMSFASSLYRNHSTSFSLSNLALPTKVGRDKNTPFPSLKVFGFNTIMEIITEAGPVSNEGNRRALVDQKSSVIKHSPTVKRESPSPQGRTSNSSENQQFLKEVVHNVLDGQGVGWLNMKRVRRLLESEQLRVFVLSKLNRTIQSEEDARQDVIQDVEISRKVYKGMLDLLKCTVLSLEQSYANAGLGGMASVFGLLEIAHTHYYNKEPEKRKRSPTDGSITPVGKDPASSPRVDPKPAMQLPVPQLMPKAPSPAGKGPREFDTRSLKEENFIASIELWNKHQEVKKQKSLEKTRPEGVKHFDLGETDEKKSQISADSGLSLASGSQKSDFDSVPSGGPAVMVRSTSQDSEVSTVVSNSSGETLGADSDLSSNAGDGPSVENGGNLAGSRGTVSDSEIETNSATSSIFAKSHNLKQNVKDSKGVTLGRGPEDGNQRVYLYEGLLGRDKGSVWDQLEDAAMETFSMSKERSTLWDQMQFWEDAFLDAVMLEREGMGMDQGPQEMIDRYLSLGEHDRKRLEDDEDRLLATLLHNMIAYMLMIKVNKNDIRKKVRRLMGKSHIGLVHSQQINDILDKLANLNGRDLPVRPSGSRHIKKQTFVVHAGTDTTGDIFFMEVCDDCIVLRSNIGTVYERWWYEKLINMTYCPKTKVLCLWRRNGQETQLNKFYTKKCRELYYCVKDSMERAAARQQSIKPGPELGGEFPVQDMKTGEGGLLQVTLEGINLKFMHSQVFIELNHIKKCNTVRGVFVLEEFVPETKEVVSHKYKTPMAHEICYSVLCLFSYVAAIRGKEAENKSKPPRPVSS, from the exons GCAGCCAAGTAGTGATAGTGTTGCTCAGACTCCTGAACTGCTGCGACGTTACCCTCTAGAAGACCATGTGGACTTCCCTCTGCCCCCTGATGTTGTGTTCTTCTGCCAGCCAGAAGGGTGCCTGAGTGTGCGGCAAAAACGTATGAGCTTCCGTGACGACACTTCCTTTGTCTTCACGCTCACGGACAAGGATACAGGTGTCATTCGCTATGGAATCTGTGTCAACTTCTACCGCTCCTTCCAGAAGCGAGTACccaaggagaagggagaaggcaCAGGGGGGCATCGAGCTCGGGAAGGACAGAAAACCTCCAAATCTGGGGATGCATCTGCACCCCAAGAGGAAGTGGGCACCGAGAGTTCGGAGAGCGGTTCTTCGCTGCAGGCTCCAAGTACAGAGTCAACCCCAGATGTGAACCGGTCACCGCGCACTAAACGTCTGGCCAAAGGCAGCCATCGCTCCCGGAACAGCACTCTGACTTCTCTGTGCATCCTTAGTCATTATCCCTTCTTTTCCACCTTTCGTGAATGTCTGTACACCCTCAAGAGACTTGTGGACTGCTGTAGTGAGAGATTGTTGGGCAAGAAGTTGGGGATTCCTCGTGGGGTGCAGAG GGATACAATGTGGCGGATTTTCACAGGCTCCCTCCTGGTGGAAGAAAAGTCTAGTGTGTTGCTACACGACCTGCGGGAGATCGAGGCCTGGATCTACCGGCTGCTCCGCTCGCCGATGCCTGTCGCTGGTCAGAAGAGGGTGGATGTGGAAGTCTTGCCACACGAGTTGCAGCCGGCTTTGACCTTTGCCCTTCCCGATCCATCCCGCTTCACCTTGGTGGATTTTCCACTACATCTGCCTTTGGAGTTGTTGGGAGTGGATGCTTGCCTACAGGTGCTGACCTGCATCCTTCTGGAGCACAAG GTTGTATTGCAGTCCCGAGATTATAATGCGCTCTCAATGTCTGTGATGGCCTTTGTGGCTATGATCTACCCGCTAGAGTACATGTTCCCAGTGATCCCTCTGCTTCCCACCTGCATGGCCTCTGCAGAACAG TTGCTTCTAGCCCCTACACCTTATATCATTGGTGTTCCAGCAAGTTTCTTCCTTTACaaactggattttaaaatgCCTGATGATGTATGGCTAATTGACCTGGATACCAATAGG GTGATTGTTCCCACAAATGCAGAATCTTTGCCAGCACTGCCAGAACCAGAAGCTTCAGAGCTGAAAAAGCATCTGAAACAG TGTCTGGTTAGCATGACTGCAATCACTCAGAAACAGCTGCTCACTCCTGACAACAAG GCACTGGCCAGCATGAGTCTGAATACTCAGCCCATTCTTAATCTAGAGAAGTTCCACGAGGGGCAGGAGGTGCCACTGCTGCTGGGAAGACCACAGAATGATTTGCAATCTACTCCCTCCACAGAATTCAACCCTCTGATCTATGGAAATGATGTGGACTCTGTGGATGTGGCTACAAG gGTTGCTATGGTGAGATTCTTCAACTCACCAAATGTTTTGCAAGGTTTCCAGATGCATACTCGCACTCTTCGTCTCTTCCCACGACCAGTGGTGGCCTTCCAGGCAAATTCTTTTCTTGCCTCTAGACCAAAGCAAACACCTTTTGCAGATAAGCTTTCCAGGACACAGGCAGTAGAATACTTTGGAGAATGGTCACTCAATCCTACTAACTATGCTTTCCAAAGAATTCATAACA ACATGTTTGACCCAGCCCTGATTGGTGACAAACCGAAGTGGTACGCTCACCAGCTGCAGCCCATCCACTATCGTGTTTATGATAGCAATTCTCAGCTGGCTGAAGCGCTGAATGTCCCagtagagaaagaaacagaCTCTGATCCCACTGATGACA GCAGTGACAGTGTCGACTATGATGACTCAAGTTCCTCATACTCCTCCCTTGGTGACTTTGTCAGTGAGATGATGAAATGTGACATTAATGGCGATACCCCAA ATGTTGACCCCCTGACTCACGCAGCCCTTGGTGATGCTAGTGAAGTGGAATTTGATGATTTTCAAGAATATTCAGGGGATCTGGATGAACAGGCCATGGACAGTGAAAACTCCCAAGAGAACAACCAGCCTCGTTCAAGTTCCAGTACTACAGCCAGTagcagccccagcactgtcATCCATGGCGTGAATCAT TTGTATGTAACGCAAGTTAGCGAACAGATCAATGATTTGACTGGTCCACAGGAGTCAGCAGATTcaacagaaatggaagagaagcTGGTTGCTGGATTTTCAAATCTCCCTTCCTTGTCACTGCAACCAAGCTTTCCCAAGATAAGCTTGGATCGTCGTGAGAGTGACAGCGCAGCTGGCAGCATGAGCTCCTCAGAAGGGGCGGTGAGGAAGCGAGAGTATGACAACCCGTACTTTGAGCCACAGTATGGCTTTCCTACggaggatgaagatgatgagCAGGAAGAGAGCTACACCCCAAGGTTTAACCAGAATCTCAACGGAAGCAG GTCTCAGAAGTTACTCCGTCCAAACAGTTTAAAACTGGCCAATGATTCTGATGCAGATTCAGATTCCAGGGCCAGCTCCCCGAACTCTACTGTGTCCAACAACAGCAGTGAAGGTTTTGGGGGCATCATGTCTTTTGCAA GCAGTTTGTACAGAAACCACAGCACAAGCTTCAGTCTGTCCAACTTAGCCCTACCAACCAAAGTTGGGAGAGACAAGAACACTCCCTTTCCCAGCCTGAAAG TATTTGGGTTTAATACTATAATGGAGATTATTACTGAAGCTGGCCCAGTAAGCAATGAAG GAAACAGACGAGCCCTGGTGGATCAAAAGTCTTCGGTCATTAAGCACAGCCCAACAGTGAAGAGAGAGTCTCCATCGCCTCAGGGACGAACTAGCAATTCCag TGAGAACCAGCAATTCCTGAAGGAGGTGGTACACAATGTTCTCGATGGGCAAGGTGTTGGCTGGTTGAACATGAAGAGAGTCCGACGTCTGCTGGAGAGTGAGCAGCTCCGTGTCTTTGTACTAAGCAAGCTGAATCGCACGATCCAGTCAGAAGAAGATGCTCGACAGGATGTCATACAGGATGTG GAGATCAGCCGCAAGGTTTATAAAGGTATGCTGGACTTGCTGAAGTGCACCGTGCTGAGCCTGGAGCAGTCATATGCAAATGCTGGCCTGGGAGGCATGGCCAGTGTTTTTGGCCTGCTAGAGATAGCACATACTCACTATTACAACAAAG aaccagagaaaagaaaacGAAGCCCAACGGATGGATCTATCACTCCAGTTGGCAAGGATCCTGCATCATCTCCAAGAGTGGACCCAAAACCTGCGATGCAGCTGCCTGTACCTCAGCTGATGCCAAAGGCACCGAGCCCTGCAGGCAAAGGACCAAGGGAGTTTGACACAAGGAgtctaaaggaagaaaattttattgCTTCCATTG AATTgtggaacaagcaccaggaagtgaaaaagcaaaaatctttggaaaaaacga gGCCAGAAGGTGTGAAACACTTTGATTTGGGAGAAACGGATgagaaaaaatcccaaatcagTGCAGACAGTGGCCTTAGTTTGGCCTCAGGTTCTCAG AAGAGTGATTTTGACTCTGTTCCCAGTGGAGGACCGGCAGTTATGGTCCGAAGTACAAGCCAGGATTCTGAAGTTAGCACAGTG GTTAGTAACAGTTCCGGAGAGACACTGGGAGCAGACAGTGACTTGAGTAGCAATGCCGGTGATGGACCGAGTGTGGAAAATGGTGGCAATTTGGCAGGATCCAGAGGCACTGTGTCAGACAGTGAAATTGAGACAAACTCTGCTACTAGCTCTATCTTT GCAAAGTCCCACAACCTGAAGCAGAATGTGAAGGACAGCAAAGGCGTTACCCTTGGGAGAGGTCCAGAGGATGGGAACCAACGTGTCTATCTCTATGAAGGACTGCTGG GTAGGGATAAAGGATCTGTCTGGGACCAGTTAGAGGATGCTGCAATGGAAACCTTCTCTATGA GCAAAGAGCGTTCAACTTTGTGGGACCAGATGCAGTTCTGGGAAGATGCTTTTTTGGATGCTGTGATGTTAGAGAGAGAAGGGATGGGGATGGACCAGGGACCTCAGGAGATGATTGACAG GTATCTTTCCCTGGGAGAACATGATCGAAAGCGTTTGGAGGATGATGAGGACCGCTTGTTGGCTACACTGCTGCATAATATGATTGCTTATATGCTTATGATAAAG GTGAACAAGAATGATATTAGGAAGAAGGTGCGTCGTCTGATGGGAAAATCACATATTGGATTGGTGCACAGCCAGCAAATAAATGATATTCTAGACAAGCTTGCCAATCTG aatGGACGGGACCTCCCTGTAAGACCCAGTGGCAGTCGCCACATCAAGAAGCAGACTTTTGTGGTACACGCTGGGACAGACACAACAGGAGACATATTTTTCATGGAG GTATGTGATGATTGCATTGTGCTGAGAAGCAACATTGGAACTGTGTATGAACGTTGGTGGTATGAGAAACTCATCAACATGACGTACTGTCCCAAAACAAAAGTGCTGTGCCTGTGGCGGAGGAATGGTCAGGAGACACAACTGAACAAATTCTACACAAAGAAG TGTCGGGAATTATACTACTGTGTGAAAGACAGTATGGAGCGAGCAGCAGCAAGGCAGCAAAGCATTAAACCAG